The following are encoded together in the Candidatus Fusobacterium pullicola genome:
- the sfsA gene encoding DNA/RNA nuclease SfsA, which translates to MKKIYEIGNIEKGKFIERINRFTADIEINGKTERCHVHDSGRIKELLFLGNEIGIKKAENLEKRKTAYDVICALTSEKDEMILINSAYHRYISENVLKDFEISPFGKVENIKAEVKIGDSRLDYLLTNGNEKIWIEVKGVSLSEGRVAKFPDAPSTRACKHLKELIKLKENGDRCAVILLIFRDSDKFRPKYETDEEFSKLFYEAKSKGVEIYPLQFKLIEGNIYYIEKNIEII; encoded by the coding sequence ATGAAAAAAATATATGAGATAGGAAATATTGAAAAAGGAAAATTTATTGAAAGAATAAATAGATTTACAGCAGATATAGAGATTAATGGAAAAACAGAAAGGTGTCATGTACATGATTCTGGGAGAATAAAAGAGTTATTGTTTTTGGGAAATGAAATAGGAATAAAAAAAGCTGAAAATTTAGAAAAAAGAAAAACAGCTTATGATGTCATCTGTGCATTGACATCAGAAAAAGATGAAATGATTTTGATTAATTCAGCTTATCATAGATATATTTCTGAAAACGTATTAAAAGACTTTGAGATTTCTCCATTTGGAAAAGTAGAAAATATAAAGGCGGAAGTAAAGATAGGAGATAGTAGACTGGATTACCTATTAACTAATGGAAATGAAAAAATTTGGATTGAAGTAAAAGGGGTTTCCTTATCTGAAGGAAGAGTTGCAAAATTTCCAGATGCTCCGAGTACAAGAGCTTGTAAACATTTAAAAGAGTTAATAAAATTAAAGGAAAATGGAGATAGATGTGCAGTTATACTATTAATTTTTAGAGACTCAGATAAATTTAGACCAAAATATGAAACAGATGAAGAGTTTTCAAAATTATTTTATGAAGCTAAATCTAAGGGAGTAGAGATATATCCATTACAATTTAAATTAATTGAAGGGAATATATACTATATTGAAAAGAATATAGAGATTATTTAA
- a CDS encoding type III pantothenate kinase, with the protein MLITVDIGNTHIVTGLFDESGKILLTFRISTNDKLTEDEYFSYFRSISIFNGIEIEKVSGIVVSSVVPNLITIFQFFGRKYFNIEPMIVDLEKKLPFTFAKNMNPTGFGADRIIDIVQALKDYPNKNLIIIDLGTATTFDVLKKDVYIGGAILPGIEMSINALCGNTAKLPKVKFTTPDCALGSDTISQIQSGIFYGYAGQIKHIIRKIKEEVGEECFVVATGGLGKLLSAEIDEIDVYHADLSIKGLYTLYKNNI; encoded by the coding sequence ATGCTTATAACAGTTGATATTGGAAATACTCATATTGTTACTGGATTATTTGATGAGAGTGGAAAAATACTACTTACTTTTAGAATTTCAACTAACGATAAATTAACAGAAGATGAGTATTTTTCATATTTTAGAAGCATCTCTATCTTTAATGGCATAGAGATTGAAAAGGTTAGTGGAATTGTAGTTTCATCAGTTGTTCCAAATTTAATAACTATTTTCCAATTTTTTGGAAGAAAATATTTCAATATTGAACCTATGATTGTAGATTTAGAAAAGAAGCTTCCATTTACTTTCGCTAAAAATATGAATCCCACTGGTTTTGGAGCTGATAGAATAATAGATATTGTTCAAGCTCTTAAGGATTATCCAAATAAAAATCTAATAATTATCGATTTAGGAACTGCTACAACATTTGATGTTCTAAAGAAAGATGTATATATCGGGGGGGCTATCTTACCGGGAATAGAGATGAGTATAAACGCACTTTGTGGAAATACTGCTAAACTTCCAAAAGTAAAATTTACAACTCCTGATTGTGCCTTAGGCTCTGATACTATTTCACAAATTCAATCTGGAATATTCTATGGTTATGCTGGTCAAATTAAACATATTATTAGAAAAATAAAAGAAGAAGTAGGAGAGGAGTGTTTTGTTGTAGCCACTGGTGGTTTAGGAAAACTTCTTTCTGCTGAGATAGATGAGATTGATGTTTATCATGCTGATTTAAGTATAAAAGGTCTTTATACTCTTTATAAAAATAACATATAA
- a CDS encoding aminopeptidase — MDSRILKLAKNLVSHSCRVQKGEKVLIEVFGDAPRNLAKALVKEIHQVGGLPFVTLKDHSVIRELIKDSTEEQLELMAKYELDRMKDMDCYIGIRGSDNTAELSDISDEKMRMYSDIFMKPVHLKERVNNTKWVVLRYPNNSMAQLANTSLENFEDFYFDVCCLDYSKMEKAMDSLSSLLNKSDKVRIVGPGTDISFSIKGIPNVKCYGLRNIPDGELYTAPVRESVNGIISYNTPSIYEGFTFENVVFEFKNGKIINATANNTKKLNEILDSDEGARYIGEFAFGVNPYILKPMKDTLFDEKISGSIHFTPGQAYKLADNGNKSGIHWDLVLIQRPEFGGGEIWIDDILVRKDGIFVLDELKALNPENLK, encoded by the coding sequence ATGGATAGCAGAATATTAAAATTAGCAAAAAATTTAGTCTCTCACTCTTGTAGAGTACAAAAAGGTGAAAAAGTTTTAATTGAGGTTTTTGGAGATGCACCTAGAAATCTAGCAAAAGCTCTAGTTAAAGAGATACATCAAGTTGGTGGTCTACCTTTCGTAACTTTAAAAGATCACTCTGTTATTAGAGAACTTATTAAGGATTCTACTGAAGAACAACTTGAATTGATGGCAAAATATGAATTAGATAGAATGAAAGATATGGATTGTTATATAGGTATAAGAGGTAGTGACAATACAGCTGAATTATCTGATATATCAGATGAAAAAATGAGAATGTATTCTGATATATTTATGAAACCTGTACACTTAAAAGAGAGAGTTAATAATACGAAGTGGGTAGTGCTTAGATATCCTAATAACTCTATGGCTCAACTTGCAAATACTTCTTTAGAAAATTTTGAAGATTTTTATTTTGATGTATGCTGTTTAGATTATTCTAAAATGGAAAAAGCTATGGATAGCTTAAGCTCACTTTTAAATAAATCTGATAAAGTTAGAATAGTTGGACCTGGAACTGATATATCTTTCTCTATCAAAGGAATACCTAATGTTAAATGTTATGGACTTAGAAATATTCCAGATGGGGAGCTTTATACTGCACCAGTTAGAGAAAGTGTTAATGGTATAATTTCATATAATACTCCATCTATTTATGAGGGATTTACTTTTGAAAATGTAGTTTTTGAATTTAAAAATGGAAAAATTATTAATGCAACAGCTAATAATACTAAAAAATTAAACGAAATTTTAGATTCTGATGAAGGTGCTAGATATATTGGAGAGTTTGCTTTTGGTGTAAACCCTTATATATTAAAACCTATGAAAGATACTCTTTTTGACGAAAAAATATCTGGAAGTATTCATTTTACTCCTGGACAAGCTTATAAACTAGCTGATAATGGTAATAAATCAGGAATTCACTGGGATTTAGTTCTTATACAAAGACCTGAGTTTGGTGGAGGAGAGATCTGGATAGATGATATCCTAGTGAGAAAAGATGGTATCTTTGTTTTAGATGAATTAAAAGCTTTAAATCCTGAAAATTTAAAGTAA
- a CDS encoding Cof-type HAD-IIB family hydrolase translates to MKYEAIVCDLDGTLLNADHRLAEETKEVIKKVKDTGKKIFIATGRHHKDALEIKKQLGLDSYLISSNGARIHDENNKEIYERNLDLDIVNFILDTKCSSDISRHIYTDEKWYVEDEKEEYRISHQASGFLYEVKDFSKITGEKFIKIFFISTNQEELLKLEKYFEKELGEKVSITLSGPECLELMAKNVTKGEAVKNIMEKLNISLENTMAFGDGLNDYEMLSEVGKGLLMGNCAERLREKLPNNEVIGKNTENGVAKYLKEIFL, encoded by the coding sequence ATGAAATATGAAGCTATAGTATGCGATTTAGATGGAACACTTTTAAATGCTGATCATAGATTAGCAGAAGAAACAAAAGAGGTTATAAAAAAGGTAAAGGATACAGGTAAGAAAATTTTTATAGCAACTGGAAGACATCATAAAGATGCACTGGAGATTAAAAAACAATTAGGGTTAGATTCTTATCTAATAAGTTCAAATGGTGCTAGAATCCATGATGAAAATAATAAAGAAATTTATGAAAGAAATTTAGATTTAGATATAGTAAACTTTATTTTAGATACCAAGTGTAGTTCAGATATTTCAAGACATATTTATACCGATGAAAAATGGTATGTAGAGGATGAAAAAGAGGAGTATAGAATATCTCATCAAGCAAGTGGATTTTTATATGAAGTAAAAGATTTTTCAAAAATAACTGGAGAAAAATTTATAAAAATATTTTTTATTAGTACAAATCAAGAGGAACTTTTAAAGTTAGAGAAATATTTTGAAAAAGAGCTGGGAGAAAAAGTTTCAATTACATTATCAGGACCAGAATGTTTAGAATTAATGGCGAAAAATGTAACAAAGGGAGAGGCTGTAAAGAATATAATGGAGAAATTAAATATCTCACTTGAAAATACTATGGCCTTTGGAGATGGACTGAATGATTATGAAATGCTTAGTGAAGTAGGAAAAGGGCTTCTTATGGGAAATTGTGCTGAAAGACTTAGAGAGAAACTTCCAAATAATGAAGTGATAGGAAAAAATACTGAAAATGGAGTAGCTAAGTATTTAAAAGAAATTTTTTTATAG
- a CDS encoding FtsW/RodA/SpoVE family cell cycle protein — protein MEKVKLETENPYYKRNQIDKVLKKLDKEKRKKARNRGIIILIIVIVIMSCLNMISTRFYSIYSNGISVVWKHFVYILAGLVCFVITSQINYKSYNKNRTSGLLFLSSILIFISVIIGSKIPALHRIIPEVNGGIGWIRIGPISIQPSELMKLPFIIVIAHILEKCEEERYDDKRILMTLCPVFFIYMLLINLQKDMGTSIHYMGIFCFMLFMSRINMKYIVTVSTVVFTLIGGLFYYVNTLSELGDKSYKIKRVASFLNGLLKNEYDYGIGYQVGQSLIAFGSGGLIGKGYGNGVQKYKYLPEIETDFILASYGEELGFIGMLLLLTIFLLLFNITQRTAMETKDYFGKYLAMGIGGYIIIQMIINLSVALGILPVFGIPMPFFSSGGSSIVTVFSALGIIININKNR, from the coding sequence ATGGAAAAAGTAAAATTGGAAACAGAAAATCCTTACTATAAAAGAAATCAGATAGATAAAGTATTGAAAAAATTAGATAAGGAAAAGAGAAAAAAAGCTAGAAATAGAGGAATAATTATTTTAATAATAGTCATTGTAATAATGAGTTGTTTAAATATGATTAGTACAAGATTTTATAGTATATATTCAAATGGAATATCAGTTGTATGGAAACATTTTGTATATATTTTAGCAGGGCTTGTATGCTTTGTTATAACCTCTCAAATAAACTATAAATCTTATAATAAAAATAGAACATCTGGTCTGTTATTTCTATCTTCTATTTTGATTTTTATATCAGTTATAATAGGAAGTAAGATACCAGCTCTTCATAGAATAATTCCAGAGGTAAATGGAGGTATTGGTTGGATAAGAATAGGACCAATTAGTATACAACCTTCTGAACTTATGAAGTTACCATTTATAATAGTTATAGCACACATATTGGAAAAGTGTGAAGAGGAAAGATATGATGATAAAAGAATACTGATGACATTATGTCCTGTATTTTTCATATATATGTTACTAATAAATTTACAAAAAGATATGGGAACCTCAATACACTATATGGGAATTTTTTGTTTTATGTTATTTATGAGTAGAATCAATATGAAATACATAGTAACAGTTAGTACAGTAGTATTTACATTAATTGGAGGATTATTTTATTATGTAAATACTTTAAGTGAGTTGGGAGATAAAAGTTATAAGATAAAAAGGGTAGCTAGTTTTTTAAATGGACTTTTAAAAAACGAGTATGATTATGGTATAGGATATCAAGTTGGACAATCTCTTATTGCTTTTGGAAGTGGAGGTTTAATAGGAAAAGGATATGGAAATGGAGTACAAAAATATAAGTACTTACCAGAGATTGAAACGGATTTTATCTTAGCTTCTTATGGAGAAGAGTTAGGATTTATTGGAATGTTATTACTATTAACAATTTTTTTATTACTATTTAATATAACTCAAAGAACAGCTATGGAAACGAAGGATTATTTTGGGAAGTATTTAGCGATGGGAATTGGTGGTTATATAATAATTCAAATGATAATAAATTTATCAGTTGCATTAGGAATATTACCAGTGTTTGGAATACCAATGCCATTTTTTAGTTCGGGAGGAAGTTCTATTGTAACTGTTTTTTCTGCTTTAGGAATTATAATTAATATAAATAAGAACAGATAA
- a CDS encoding phaC PHA synthase: protein MKLKSLLAGIALLSSVSFGATQGAQFSILPGVQIGATKTDSIDGFSFNLLGAENQNVSGLDLSLIGYRKVNGNFSGLHLSLFFEAFRVDGNMKGISLALWNDVKGDVNGGNLGLVNTVGGNATFQLGGFNMVNQEALVQLGFINYAQQVGGLQLGFINATKKLEGLQVGLINYAENGVFPVLPIVNFRKTLF, encoded by the coding sequence ATGAAATTAAAATCATTATTAGCTGGAATAGCTTTACTATCTTCAGTTTCTTTTGGAGCTACTCAAGGAGCTCAATTTTCTATCCTACCTGGTGTTCAAATAGGAGCTACTAAAACTGATTCAATAGATGGTTTCAGTTTTAACCTACTTGGAGCAGAAAACCAAAATGTTTCAGGACTAGATTTATCACTTATTGGTTACAGAAAAGTAAATGGTAACTTTAGTGGACTTCACCTTTCTTTATTCTTTGAGGCTTTTAGAGTAGATGGAAATATGAAAGGAATCTCATTAGCACTTTGGAATGATGTTAAAGGGGATGTAAATGGAGGAAATCTAGGACTTGTAAATACTGTTGGTGGAAATGCTACTTTCCAACTAGGAGGGTTTAATATGGTTAATCAAGAAGCTTTAGTACAGCTTGGATTTATTAACTATGCTCAACAAGTAGGAGGATTACAACTTGGTTTTATCAATGCTACTAAAAAATTAGAGGGATTACAAGTAGGGCTTATTAACTATGCTGAAAATGGAGTTTTTCCAGTTTTACCAATCGTTAACTTTAGAAAAACACTATTTTAA
- the aroC gene encoding chorismate synthase: MGANWGHSLRLSIFGESHGKAIGINIDGLASGIELDFESIEKNMERRAPGRNKFSTQRKESDSFEILSGIYEGKTTGAPLCAIIRNEDKKSKDYSKLKEVMRPNHSDYPAFIKYKGNNDVRGGGHFSGRITAPIVFAGSIAKTILAKKEIYVGASIKSIKNIEVESLKMEELTLDTFDKLAYKEMAILSDKKILEVKEEIEKARINQDSVGGTIECFAIGVPAGLGEPFFDSLESSISHLAFSIPAVKGIEFGKGFDITRYYGSEIKDEYYYEGEKIKTKRNNNGGILGGLSTGMPISFRVAIKPTPSISKIQNTVNIKTKENCELVIEGRHDPCIVPRAVVVIESVMAIALLDKIYEAGGKYE, translated from the coding sequence ATGGGAGCGAATTGGGGACACAGTTTGAGACTTTCGATATTTGGAGAATCTCATGGTAAAGCTATAGGAATAAATATAGATGGTTTAGCAAGTGGGATAGAGTTAGATTTTGAAAGTATAGAAAAAAATATGGAGAGACGAGCTCCTGGTAGAAATAAATTTTCGACTCAAAGAAAGGAAAGTGATTCCTTTGAAATTTTAAGTGGCATATATGAGGGAAAAACAACAGGGGCACCACTTTGTGCAATAATAAGAAATGAAGATAAAAAATCAAAAGATTACTCTAAATTAAAGGAGGTAATGAGACCAAATCACAGTGATTATCCAGCCTTCATAAAGTATAAAGGAAATAATGATGTAAGAGGAGGAGGTCATTTTTCAGGGAGAATAACTGCTCCTATAGTATTTGCTGGAAGTATAGCCAAAACAATTTTAGCTAAAAAGGAGATATATGTTGGAGCTTCAATAAAAAGCATAAAAAATATCGAGGTTGAAAGTTTAAAAATGGAGGAGTTAACACTTGATACTTTTGATAAATTAGCTTATAAGGAGATGGCTATTTTAAGTGATAAAAAAATATTAGAGGTAAAGGAAGAGATTGAAAAAGCAAGAATAAATCAAGATTCTGTAGGAGGAACTATAGAATGTTTCGCAATAGGTGTACCTGCAGGCTTAGGGGAACCATTTTTTGATTCTTTAGAAAGTAGTATATCTCATTTAGCTTTCTCTATTCCAGCTGTAAAAGGGATAGAGTTTGGAAAGGGATTTGATATAACAAGATATTATGGTAGTGAAATAAAAGATGAGTATTATTATGAAGGGGAAAAAATAAAAACAAAAAGGAATAATAATGGTGGAATATTAGGTGGACTCTCAACTGGTATGCCTATTAGTTTCAGAGTTGCAATAAAACCAACACCTTCAATTTCAAAAATACAAAATACTGTAAATATAAAAACAAAGGAAAATTGTGAGCTGGTGATAGAGGGAAGACATGATCCTTGTATAGTTCCAAGAGCTGTTGTAGTAATTGAATCAGTTATGGCGATAGCATTATTAGATAAGATATATGAGGCTGGTGGTAAATATGAATAA
- the aroE gene encoding shikimate dehydrogenase, giving the protein MNKYGLVGKKLGHSLSPIIHNYVFKSLKIDGEYSLYEIEDSKNILEIMLKEGIKGFNVTIPYKESIIEHLDYISEEAKKIGAVNLVKIENGRSYGYNSDYFGVIEMLKKSEVQVKNKVCYILGSGGASKSVIVALSDLEAKEIIVVTRDVETKKEELEKNFKDIKVVSYDEIGMGDIIINTTPLGMYPNIDSTPVNKDILKNFNVAVDVVYNPKVTKFLKEAEEIGLKCVDGITMLIAQAIKSDELWEGIKIDNSIEDRIEKILLERLK; this is encoded by the coding sequence ATGAATAAGTACGGACTTGTGGGAAAAAAATTGGGACACTCTCTTTCACCTATAATACATAACTATGTTTTTAAAAGTTTGAAAATAGATGGGGAGTATTCACTATATGAGATAGAAGATAGTAAAAATATATTAGAGATAATGTTAAAAGAAGGTATAAAAGGATTTAATGTTACAATTCCTTATAAAGAAAGTATAATAGAACATTTGGATTATATATCTGAAGAAGCTAAAAAAATAGGAGCAGTAAATCTCGTAAAAATAGAAAATGGTAGAAGTTATGGATATAATAGTGATTACTTTGGTGTAATTGAGATGTTAAAAAAAAGTGAGGTTCAAGTAAAAAATAAGGTATGTTATATATTAGGGAGTGGAGGAGCATCTAAATCTGTTATAGTGGCTTTGAGTGATCTAGAGGCTAAGGAGATAATAGTAGTAACAAGAGATGTAGAAACAAAAAAAGAGGAGTTAGAAAAAAATTTTAAAGATATAAAAGTTGTATCATATGATGAGATTGGTATGGGTGATATCATAATAAATACAACTCCTTTAGGAATGTATCCTAATATAGATAGTACACCTGTAAATAAAGATATACTTAAAAATTTTAATGTAGCAGTTGATGTAGTTTATAATCCAAAGGTTACAAAGTTTTTAAAGGAAGCAGAGGAGATTGGATTAAAATGTGTAGATGGAATAACTATGTTAATAGCTCAAGCTATAAAAAGTGATGAGCTATGGGAGGGGATAAAAATAGATAATAGTATAGAAGATAGAATAGAAAAAATACTTTTAGAAAGATTAAAATGA
- the aroQ gene encoding type II 3-dehydroquinate dehydratase: protein MKIMVLNGPNINFLGIREKEVYGSQNYEEMCQYIKRNIKKEIELEIYQSNIEGELINLIQKAYFDKFDGIVINPGAYTHTSIALYDAIKSVSIPTIEVHISNVHKREEFRHKSFTAAACIGQICGLGSDGYILAIEFLYNKIINK, encoded by the coding sequence ATGAAAATTATGGTGTTAAATGGACCAAATATAAATTTTTTAGGTATAAGGGAAAAAGAAGTATATGGTTCACAAAACTATGAAGAAATGTGTCAATATATTAAAAGAAATATAAAAAAAGAGATAGAATTAGAAATATATCAAAGTAATATAGAAGGAGAATTAATAAACTTAATTCAAAAAGCATATTTTGATAAATTTGATGGGATTGTTATTAATCCGGGAGCCTATACTCATACATCAATAGCACTATATGATGCAATAAAAAGTGTAAGTATTCCAACTATAGAAGTACATATTTCAAACGTTCATAAAAGAGAAGAATTTAGACATAAATCATTTACAGCAGCAGCTTGTATAGGTCAAATATGTGGTCTTGGTAGTGATGGATATATCTTAGCAATAGAATTTTTATATAATAAAATTATAAACAAATAG
- a CDS encoding formate--tetrahydrofolate ligase encodes MKTDIQIAQEAKIENIIEIAKKVGLTEDDIEQYGKYKAKVNLDVLKKLENRKDGKLVLVTAITPTPAGEGKSTVTVGLTQALNKLGKSSVATLREPSLGPVFGMKGGATGGGYAQVIPMEDINLHFTGDLHAIGVAHNLIAACIDNHINSGNTLDIDITKISWKRVVDMNDRALREVVIGLGGKVNGVPRESSFQITVASEIMAALCLANSLMDLKDKIRNMVFGYSKDGKALTVGELKIEGAVTALLKEALKPNLVQTLENTPVFIHGGPFANIAHGCNSILATKLALKLSDYTVTEAGFAADLGAEKFLDIKCRKGNLKPNCVVIVATVRALKHHGGAKELSEESIEALEKGIANLDKHIENMKKYNLPVVVAINRFVSDTEKELEFIEKHCKKLDVPVALCEVWAKGGEGGISLAKEVITQLEREIDDYKPLYPLELSIKDKIEIIAKEIYGADGVEFSTGAKKMLKTIDELGYGDLPVCMSKTQKSLSDNAALIGRPTGFTVTINELRISAGAGFIVAMAGDIIDMPGLPKKPAAELIDIDENGKIEGLF; translated from the coding sequence GTGAAAACTGATATTCAAATAGCTCAAGAGGCAAAAATAGAAAATATTATAGAGATAGCAAAAAAAGTAGGACTTACTGAAGATGATATAGAGCAGTATGGTAAGTATAAGGCAAAGGTTAATTTAGATGTATTAAAAAAACTTGAAAATAGAAAAGATGGGAAATTAGTATTAGTAACTGCGATTACTCCAACTCCAGCAGGAGAGGGGAAATCTACAGTAACAGTAGGACTTACTCAAGCACTAAATAAATTAGGAAAATCCTCTGTAGCTACTTTGAGAGAGCCTTCACTTGGACCTGTATTTGGAATGAAAGGAGGAGCTACTGGTGGAGGATATGCTCAAGTAATTCCAATGGAAGATATCAATTTACATTTTACTGGAGATTTACATGCTATAGGGGTAGCACATAATTTAATTGCTGCTTGTATAGATAATCATATCAACTCAGGAAATACTTTAGATATAGATATTACAAAGATATCTTGGAAAAGAGTAGTGGATATGAATGATAGAGCTTTAAGAGAGGTTGTTATAGGGCTTGGTGGAAAGGTAAATGGTGTTCCAAGAGAATCATCTTTCCAAATAACAGTAGCTTCTGAGATAATGGCTGCTCTATGTTTAGCTAATTCATTGATGGATTTAAAAGATAAGATTAGAAATATGGTATTTGGGTATTCGAAAGATGGAAAAGCTTTAACGGTTGGGGAGTTAAAAATAGAGGGAGCTGTAACAGCACTGTTGAAAGAAGCATTAAAACCAAACCTTGTTCAAACTTTAGAAAATACTCCTGTATTTATTCATGGAGGACCATTTGCTAATATAGCTCACGGTTGTAACTCAATATTAGCTACAAAATTAGCTTTAAAACTTTCAGATTACACTGTTACAGAAGCTGGATTTGCCGCTGATCTAGGAGCAGAGAAATTTTTAGATATAAAGTGTAGAAAAGGAAATCTAAAACCTAACTGTGTGGTAATAGTAGCTACAGTAAGAGCTTTGAAACATCACGGAGGAGCAAAGGAGCTTTCAGAAGAGAGTATAGAAGCTTTAGAAAAAGGAATAGCAAATTTAGATAAGCATATAGAAAATATGAAGAAGTATAACTTACCAGTTGTAGTAGCAATTAATAGATTTGTAAGTGATACAGAGAAAGAACTTGAATTTATAGAAAAACATTGTAAAAAATTAGATGTACCAGTAGCATTATGTGAGGTATGGGCAAAGGGAGGAGAAGGTGGAATTTCTCTTGCTAAGGAAGTAATTACTCAGTTAGAAAGAGAAATAGATGATTATAAACCACTTTATCCATTAGAATTAAGTATAAAAGATAAAATAGAGATAATAGCAAAAGAGATTTACGGTGCTGATGGAGTGGAATTTAGCACTGGAGCTAAAAAAATGTTAAAAACAATAGATGAGCTAGGTTATGGAGATTTACCAGTTTGTATGTCTAAAACTCAAAAATCTCTTTCAGACAATGCTGCATTAATAGGAAGACCTACAGGATTCACAGTAACAATTAATGAGTTGAGAATATCAGCAGGAGCAGGATTTATAGTGGCAATGGCAGGAGATATAATAGATATGCCAGGATTACCTAAAAAGCCAGCTGCAGAATTGATAGATATAGATGAAAATGGAAAAATAGAGGGATTATTCTAG